The Streptomyces sp. B3I8 nucleotide sequence GAACCAGGTGCTGCCGAGCGAGTACACGCGGACCGAGGAGTGCGGGGCGGCCGGCTGGTACGGCGAGGAGACCCTCGACGTCGAGGCCGTGCACGCGGTCGCGCCGAAGGCGGACCTCGTCTACGTCGGCGCCGCCTCCTGCTACGACAACGACCTGCTCGACTCGCTCGGCAAGATCGTCGACGGGCACCTGGCCGACATCGTCTCCAACTCCTGGGGCGACATCGAGGCCAACCAGACCCCGGACCTGGCCGCCGCCTACGACCAGGTGTTCCAGCTCGGCGCGATCGAGGGCATCGGCTTCTACTTCTCCTCCGGCGACAACGGCGACGAGGTCGCCAACACCGGGACGAAGCAGGTCGACACCCCGGCCAACTCCGCCTGGGTGACGGCGGTCGGCGGCACCTCGCTCGCCGTCGGCAAGCACGACAAGTATCTGTGGGAGACCGGCTGGGGCACCGAGCGGGCCGCCCTGTCGGACGACGGCCGCAGCTGGGCCGACTTCCCCGGCGCGTTCACCTCGGGCGCCGGCGGTGGCACCAGCCGTACCGTGGCGCAGCCGTACTACCAGCGCGGTGTGGTCCCGTCCGCGCTCGCCGATGCGAACGGAACGGGCGCTCCGATGCGCACGGTTCCGGACATCTCCGCGATCGCCGACCCCAACACCGGCTTCAAGGTGGGTCAGACGCAGGCCTTCCCGGACGGCTCCTACCGGTACTCCGAGTACCGCATCGGCGGCACCTCGCTGGCCGCCCCGGTGATCGCGGGCGTCCAGGCGCTCGCGCAGCAGAACCGCGGCGGCCGGGCGATCGGCTTCGCCAACCCGGCGATCTACGACCGCTACGGCTCGAAGGTCTACCACGACGTGGTGGACAGGCCGACCGGCAAGGACCTCGCGGTCGCTCGCGTGGACTTCGCCAACTCCGTCGACGCGTCGGAGGGTCTGATCACCTCGGTGCGCAGCCTCGGCAAGGACAGCTCGCTGAAGGCGGTGCGCGGCTACGACCCGGTGACGGGCGTCGGGTCGCCGAGGGACGGCTACGTGTCGTCGTACCGGCGGCACTGAGTTCTTGACGGTCCTGAGGTTTTGACGGTCCTGAGGTTTTGACGGTCTTGAGCGCTTGCGTTCCTGACGGTCCTGACGGTTCTGACGGCCCCCGTGTCCCCGCCGGTTCGGCAGGGACACGGGGGCCGTGCTCACCCGGCCGGAGCAACACGCGTTTCGTGCGCGTGCGCACGCCTTCGCAAGTAGTGCAATTCGGTCATGCGTATTTCTGTCCCCACCCGACGTGCCCTGCTCCGGACCAGTGCCCTCGCGGTCGCCGCAGCCGGTGCCGTCGCCGCCGCCCGTCCACTGCCCGACCCGTCCTGCTCCGCGTCGGCAGGCGCCCCCGGAGCCCCCGGCGCCCCTGGCTCCGCCGGCACGCTTCCCGCCCCGGCCGACGACGCGAAACCCGGCGCGGGCACCCGTACGGTCCGGCTCACCGCCGTCGCCGGCAGGGTCGACCTCGGCGGACGCACCGTCACCACATGGACGTACGGTGGCGCCCTGCCCGGTCGGGAGATCAGGGTCACCGCGGGCGAGACGCTCGCCGTCACGCTCGCCAACCACCTGCCGCAGCCGACCACCCTGCACTGGCACGGCGTCGTGGTGCCCAACGCCATGGACGGCGTCCCCGGCCTCACCCAGCGCGCGGTCCGGGCGGGCGGCGACTTCGCCTACCGGTTCCCGCCGCGCTCCCCGGGCACGTACTGGTACCACTCGCACGCCGGGGTGCAGGCGGACCGCGGCCTGTACGGGCCGCTGATCGTGGAGGACCCGCACGAGCCGCTCGGCTACGACACCGAGTGGGTCGTCGTGCTCGACGACTGGCTGGACGGGGTGGGCGGCCGGAGCCCCGAGGCGACGCTGAGGAAGCTGCTCGGCGGCCGGGGCAGCAGTATGGACATGGCCGACGACGGCAGGAGCGGGAGCGCTGCCGCCGACGACGGCAGGAGCGGGAACGGCGCCGCGCACGGCTCCCGCCGGGCCGGTGACCGGCCGCACCGGGGCAGGAGTGCCCTGCTCGGCGGGCCCGGCGGCAACGTGGCCTACCCCTGCTACCTGGTCAACGGGCGGACGGCGGGCGCCCCCGAGGTGTTCGGCGCACGGCCCGGGCAGCGTGTCCGGATCCGGCTGATCAACGCGAGCGGCGACACCGCCTTCCGGGTCGCGCTCGGCGGCCACCGGATGACGGTGACGCACACCGACGGCCACCCGGTGCGGCACACCGACACGGACGCGCTGCTGCTGGCCATGGGCGAGCGGTACGACGTCCTGGTGACCGTGCGGGACGGCGTCTTCCCGCTGACCGCCCTCGCCGAGGGCAAGGGCGCGGCGGCGCGGGCGCTGCTGCGCACCGCGAGCGGTACGGCGCCGAAGGCCTCGGCGCGGCCGAGGGAACTGGACGGGCGGCTGGTGTCGGCCGGCGAGCTCCTCGCGGAGGACTCGGTGGCGCTGGACGACCGGCGGCCGGACCGGACGCTGCGGTTGCGGCTGACCGGGAGCATGAAGACGTACGACTGGGCGTTCGACGGGAAGCCGTACGACCCCCGGCAGGCGCACGAACTGCGGGCCGGGGAGCGGGTGCGGCTGGTGCTGACCAACGCGACGAAGATGTGGCACCCGGTCCATCTGCACGGGCATGTGTTCGCCCTGACCGGGACACAGGACGGGCCGGGGGCACGGAAGGACACGGCGATCGTGCTGCCGGGGCGGACTGTGGTGGCGGACTTCGACGCGGGGAATCCGGGAGTGTGGATGCTGCACTGTCACAACGCGTATCACCAGGAGGCGGGGATGATGACGTTGCTGCGGTACTGAGAGGGCTTTTCCGTGGGGGATCTCGCCCCCGCCGCCCCTCCCCGTTCCCGTCCCCGGGGGCTTCGCCCCCGGACCCCGAAAAGACGCGCCCGCGCGGCGGAGCCGCAGATCGACACAGCCCCGCGCCCCCGTACCGGCCCAGGCATCGTGTCGGTGTGACGATTAGACTGGGTGGCGTGCCTCAACTACGTCTCGCTCTGAATCAGATCGACTCGACCGTCGGTGACCTCTCCGGGAACGTGGAGGCCGTCCTTCGCAGGGCCCGGGACTGCGCCGAGCAGGGAGCGCACCTCGTGGCGTTCCCGGAGATGGTGCTCACCGGGTATCCCGTGGAGGATCTCGCCCTGCGTTCCTCCTTCGTCGAGGCCAGCCGTGCCGCCGTGCGCGAGCTGGCCGCCCGGCTGGCCGCGGAGGGACTGGGCGAACTGCCCGTCCTCGTCGGCTACCTCGACCGTTCCGAGTCCGCGCAGCCCAAGTACGGCCAGCCGGCCGGTACCCCGCGCAACGCCGCCGCCGTGCTGTACCGCGGTGAGATCGCGCTCCGCTTCGCCAAGCACCACCTGCCGAACTACGGCGTCTTCGACGAGTTCCGCTACTTCGTGCCCGGCGACACCATGCCGGTCCTGCGGCTGCACGGCGTGGACATCGCCCTCGCCATCTGCGAGGACCTGTGGCAGGACGGCGGCCGGGTGCCCGCCGCCCGCTCCGCGAAGGCCGGGCTGCTGCTCTCCGTCAACGCCTCGCCGTACGAGCGCGACAAGGACGACACCCGGCTCGAACTGGTGCGCAAGCGCGCCCGGGAGGCCGGCTGCACCACCGCGTATCTGGCGATGATGGGCGGCCAGGACGAACTCGTCTTCGACGGTGACACCATCGTCGTCGACCCGGAGGGCGAGGTCGTCTCGCGGGCGCCGCAGTTCCAGGAGTGCGGGGTGCTGCTCGACCTCGACCTGCCCGGCTTCGCGGCGGACGCGCCGGCCGACGGGGAGGTCCTCGACGACGGGCTGCGCGTCGAGCGCCTGGTCGTCTCCGAGGAGCCTCTCCCCGCCTACGAGCCCGAGCTGACCGGCGGGTACGCGGACCGGCTGGAGGACGTCGAGGAGATCTACTCCGCGCTCGTCGTCGGCCTGCGCGCGTACGTGCGGAAGAACGGTTTCCGCTCGGTGCTGATCGGCCTGTCCGGCGGCATCGACTCCGCCCTGGTCGCCGCGATCGCCTGCGACGCGGTGGGCCCGGAGAACGTGTACGGCGTCTCCATGCCGTCGAAGTACTCCTCCGAGCACTCCCGGGGCGACGCGGCGGAGCTGGCCCGGCGTACGGGGCTCAACCTCCGTACGGTCTCGATCGCGCCGATGTTCGACGCCTACATGTCGGCCACGGAGCTGACCGGGCTCGCCGAGGAGAACCTCCAGTCGCGGCTGCGCGGCACGCTGCTCATGGCGATCTCCAACCAGGAGGGTCACATCGTGCTGGCCCCGGGCAACAAGTCCGAGCTGGCGGTGGGGTACTCGACGCTGTACGGGGACTCGGTGGGCGCGTACGGGCCGATCAAGGACGTGTACAAGACGACGGTCTTCGAGCTGGCGCGCTGGCGGAACCGGTCGGCGGAGCAGCGGGGCGAGACACCGCCGATCCCCGAGAACTCGATCTCCAAGCCGCCGAGCGCGGAACTACGGCCGGGGCAGGTCGACACGGACTCGCTGCCGGACTATCCCGTCCTGGACGCGATCCTCGACCGGTACGTCGACCGCGACCAGGGCGCCGACGAGATCGTCGCGGCCGGGTTCGAGCGGGAGCTGGTCGTCAAGACGCTGCGGATGGTCGACACCGCGGAATACAAGCGGCGCCAGTACCCGCCGGGCACGAAGATCTCGGCGAAGGGCTTCGGCAAGGACCGGCGCCTGCCCATCACCAACGCGTGGCGGGAACGGGGATAGCGGACCCGGGAATGCGGGGGTGTGAGGCGCGAGGCCGACGACGGTCTCGCGCCCTCCGCGCTCCCGCGCCCCCGGCCGCCCTGCTTGCTCCCCGCTCTGTTCACTCCGTGCCCTGCTCACTCGTCGCCGAGCCGGAGGCGGGCCGCGATGGGCAGGTGGTCGCTGCCGGTCTTCGGCAGGGTCCAGGACGAGACCGGCTTGGCGCCCTTGACCATGATCTGGTCGATCCGCGCCATCGGGAACGACGCCGGCCAGCTGAAGCCGAACCCGCTGCCCACCGCGCCCTGCGTGGAGCGCATCTGCGAGGTGACCGCGGTGAGGGCGCGGTCGTTCATCGTGCCGTTGGCGTCGGCGAGCAGCACCACCCGGCTCTGCTTCTCGTGCGCGATGGCCGCGCCGAGCGCGTCCGCGCTGCGGTCGCGCTCGCGGGCGGTGAACCCGGCCCGCAGCTTCACCCGCACCGAGGGGAGATGGGCGACGTAGACGGCGAGCGGCCCGTCGGGCGTGGTCACTGTCGCCCGCATCGCGCGCTTCCACCCGAGCTTGATGTCGACCGTCTTGACGCCGCTCATCGGGTACTTGCTCCACAGGCCGACCGTGCCGACCACCGCGTGGTACTGGTACGTCGGCTCCAGCAGGCGCTCGTACGTCGGCACCGCGGAGGCCT carries:
- a CDS encoding multicopper oxidase family protein, with translation MRISVPTRRALLRTSALAVAAAGAVAAARPLPDPSCSASAGAPGAPGAPGSAGTLPAPADDAKPGAGTRTVRLTAVAGRVDLGGRTVTTWTYGGALPGREIRVTAGETLAVTLANHLPQPTTLHWHGVVVPNAMDGVPGLTQRAVRAGGDFAYRFPPRSPGTYWYHSHAGVQADRGLYGPLIVEDPHEPLGYDTEWVVVLDDWLDGVGGRSPEATLRKLLGGRGSSMDMADDGRSGSAAADDGRSGNGAAHGSRRAGDRPHRGRSALLGGPGGNVAYPCYLVNGRTAGAPEVFGARPGQRVRIRLINASGDTAFRVALGGHRMTVTHTDGHPVRHTDTDALLLAMGERYDVLVTVRDGVFPLTALAEGKGAAARALLRTASGTAPKASARPRELDGRLVSAGELLAEDSVALDDRRPDRTLRLRLTGSMKTYDWAFDGKPYDPRQAHELRAGERVRLVLTNATKMWHPVHLHGHVFALTGTQDGPGARKDTAIVLPGRTVVADFDAGNPGVWMLHCHNAYHQEAGMMTLLRY
- a CDS encoding NAD+ synthase, which encodes MPQLRLALNQIDSTVGDLSGNVEAVLRRARDCAEQGAHLVAFPEMVLTGYPVEDLALRSSFVEASRAAVRELAARLAAEGLGELPVLVGYLDRSESAQPKYGQPAGTPRNAAAVLYRGEIALRFAKHHLPNYGVFDEFRYFVPGDTMPVLRLHGVDIALAICEDLWQDGGRVPAARSAKAGLLLSVNASPYERDKDDTRLELVRKRAREAGCTTAYLAMMGGQDELVFDGDTIVVDPEGEVVSRAPQFQECGVLLDLDLPGFAADAPADGEVLDDGLRVERLVVSEEPLPAYEPELTGGYADRLEDVEEIYSALVVGLRAYVRKNGFRSVLIGLSGGIDSALVAAIACDAVGPENVYGVSMPSKYSSEHSRGDAAELARRTGLNLRTVSIAPMFDAYMSATELTGLAEENLQSRLRGTLLMAISNQEGHIVLAPGNKSELAVGYSTLYGDSVGAYGPIKDVYKTTVFELARWRNRSAEQRGETPPIPENSISKPPSAELRPGQVDTDSLPDYPVLDAILDRYVDRDQGADEIVAAGFERELVVKTLRMVDTAEYKRRQYPPGTKISAKGFGKDRRLPITNAWRERG
- a CDS encoding endonuclease/exonuclease/phosphatase family protein, yielding MAQAQMTETGSDDGNGDGRRGARFRRLWDRLRTDRGIWRRGIVLAVLTVLLGLLMALHESVPNRIGNFGSLLETFLPWLGVAVPVLLVLALVRRSATALIALLVPVLVWLNLFGGLLTDKTAGGGDLTVATHNVNADNADPAGTARQIAAAGADVLALQELKASAVPTYERLLEPTYQYHAVVGTVGLWSKYPMSGVKTVDIKLGWKRAMRATVTTPDGPLAVYVAHLPSVRVKLRAGFTARERDRSADALGAAIAHEKQSRVVLLADANGTMNDRALTAVTSQMRSTQGAVGSGFGFSWPASFPMARIDQIMVKGAKPVSSWTLPKTGSDHLPIAARLRLGDE
- a CDS encoding protease pro-enzyme activation domain-containing protein, producing MRSTRATARAGLSLAATLPLLAGALALGSPAAHAADGGRHSLAGTKPVWAKSSTDKGSTSDSSKVSVRVYLAGRDAAGLRAYAKAVSDPDSASYGKYLSAKQADARYGATKAQVAAVTDWLKSAGLTVTGTTRHYLSVTGDVAAAEKAFGTQLHNYAKGKKTYRAPAADASVPTALDGAVLTVTGLDNAPHKATHSDTLPPPDAVFRNAGPFSSYYGSNTASSLPKAYGQKIPYAVEGYTGKQLRAAYGAGKATGKGVRVAITDAYASPTIASDAATYARKHGDASYGRGQLNQVLPSEYTRTEECGAAGWYGEETLDVEAVHAVAPKADLVYVGAASCYDNDLLDSLGKIVDGHLADIVSNSWGDIEANQTPDLAAAYDQVFQLGAIEGIGFYFSSGDNGDEVANTGTKQVDTPANSAWVTAVGGTSLAVGKHDKYLWETGWGTERAALSDDGRSWADFPGAFTSGAGGGTSRTVAQPYYQRGVVPSALADANGTGAPMRTVPDISAIADPNTGFKVGQTQAFPDGSYRYSEYRIGGTSLAAPVIAGVQALAQQNRGGRAIGFANPAIYDRYGSKVYHDVVDRPTGKDLAVARVDFANSVDASEGLITSVRSLGKDSSLKAVRGYDPVTGVGSPRDGYVSSYRRH